The Chitinophaga pinensis DSM 2588 region CGACGGGTATTTTAAAACGTGCTACAATAAGTGGAGGTCCATATACCGTCATTGATTCACTCACCGCAGCCAATTATTCAGATACCGGATTAACAGCTAATACAACCTATTACTATGCAATTAATGATGGGCCGGAAATCTCAGTAACTACTGATAATATCGGGTATGCGCCAGACTTGCCAATGTACCTGACAAGTGATGCCGGCAATCAGGTGATTCAACTGAATTGGTGGAAAAGTGCTGTAGGCGCCACCAGTTATAATGTATATAGATCAACAGCATTGACAGGCCCGTATGAGTTGATTGCGGCAGGTGTGACCGGCATTACTTATACGGACGCCAGTGTAACTAATGACATCACCTATTATTACAGAATTTCATCAGTGAATACGGTAGAAAGTTCGCTGGGCCATGTCGTTGCAGATATGCCTTCAGCAAATATGCTGATTGTAGACAATATTGCTGCGGTAGCAACCGGGTCGTGGACAGGTAGTACCTCTGCACCAGGCTATTATAGTACCAATTATATGACAGATGGGAATACGGGCGTCACAGGAGGAAAAAGCATCCGATTTACACCGGATCTGCCTGTAGCTGGTGCGTATGATGTGTATATGCGTTGGGCATCTGGTACAAACAGGGCATCGAATACACCTGTAGATGTTCATTACGATGGTGGAAGCAATAGTTATCTGATTAATCAGCAGATAGATAATGGTGTCTGGAAATACCTGGGCACTTACAATTTTGCGGCGGGTACCACCGGAAATGTGTTGATACGGAATGACTCAGCAAATGGTTATGTGATTGCCGATGCAGTAAAGTTTGTGTTGCATCCGGATGAAATTTCAGCACCTATACTCAAAAAGGCGAGAATAAATTCCCTTACCATTTATCCTAATCCGGCCACAAATACTATTCAGTTTTCGGGTGTGGACATAAACGGGAGGTTGGTCACGATATATGATTTGTCAGGTGTGAGGAAGATGATTATTATTGCAAAACAACAGACGCTGGATGTTTCAACACTACAGCCAGGTATGTATTTTGTGACGATTTCGGGAGCTAAAACATTGGCGGGTAGTTTTATAAAAAATTGAGGCGCTATTAATCCCAATAAGCCAAACTTCATCTTTGTTTCTCCATATAAGCCTTTTTCAAGGGGAAGAATAGGTGCATCGAATCTGATAAAAGCAGATGGATCTACTTTCGCTCCCAATGAAATTAAAGTCAAACAAATAAGAGTCATGTACCACAATCTGGCAGCCGATGTAACAGCTACTTTTTCATACGGTGTAAACTATCGGTCCATCAATAAGGGG contains the following coding sequences:
- a CDS encoding cellulase family glycosylhydrolase, producing MKPQNLLFVFLLFCFVAQAQVPWLHVDGNRIKDSSGNNITLRGVSIIAPEHNNECTTCNTKPISEMLEWQADAGRDWQSRVVRLQVTCAKVSDPVQSFTDIIDPYVQQAIAKGLYIIVDLHFVSNYGPGGVPQIFVMNFWKYVAPKYANVPNVLFEVYNEPINPDVWMTWKSYIQPVIDTIRAVAPQNIILVGGPQWSTRVNSAAANPIVGANLVYVYHIYPNQGAATTTNLNSKFGTAAQTIPVMVTEFGWNDNSNYSDGVTHGTTSAWGSPFRTYLDAHPEIGWTGYIFDNFWKPQYFDWSWNLMNGENQGQFMQQWLVDKKGDGQARPAQLNAYSVSPTAVNISWPADSTGILKRATISGGPYTVIDSLTAANYSDTGLTANTTYYYAINDGPEISVTTDNIGYAPDLPMYLTSDAGNQVIQLNWWKSAVGATSYNVYRSTALTGPYELIAAGVTGITYTDASVTNDITYYYRISSVNTVESSLGHVVADMPSANMLIVDNIAAVATGSWTGSTSAPGYYSTNYMTDGNTGVTGGKSIRFTPDLPVAGAYDVYMRWASGTNRASNTPVDVHYDGGSNSYLINQQIDNGVWKYLGTYNFAAGTTGNVLIRNDSANGYVIADAVKFVLHPDEISAPILKKARINSLTIYPNPATNTIQFSGVDINGRLVTIYDLSGVRKMIIIAKQQTLDVSTLQPGMYFVTISGAKTLAGSFIKN